A genome region from Crossiella equi includes the following:
- a CDS encoding non-ribosomal peptide synthetase — translation MRVEYRDGKLHCYDSTGSPFFEFLPDFLDEFFARLGGFAAGELPLGALTGLPDRVREAFPSGPAPTPFPADLPIHHAIAQAARRTPDAPALLCGDTRLSHRQLDEAANRLAHLVRATHAPAVGDRIALYLDRTEHLLIAVLATLKLGCAYVPVDLDSPPERTGLILDASRPALVLTDEHARPRLDTGLPVLVVDGVDTSAQPATDPGTEVTGADLAYVIYTSGTTGVPKGVAVEHRNFLNIATDIRGCLDFRATDRMLAVTTIAFDISTLEVFLPLMCGGAVVMARRDDLLEVDRLLDLVARHGVTVMQATPSLWHLVTRRLDGRTLPVRALCGGEALPAALAEQLTGAVRECWNVYGPTETAVWSTRTKITAPVGRVTIGRPLANTRCHVLDERRDPLPPGIPGELHIGGAGVARGYFGDPELTDRRFVPDPFVPGQRLYRTGDLARVLANGELEFLGRNDFQVKLRGHRIELGEIESTLAGHDGVEAALVVVGGGNTADGDDGRYLAAYYLAPAPVDETGLRDFLADRLSEYMTPTVFIHLTAFPLNANGKIDRAALPDPGEHLVSGRVPPATEMEARLHALWVDLLGHEDIGVTDDFFRFGGNSILGIRLVNRINSELGTDLKIRDLFREKTVRALAGPVAAGLGTFAFRDFVIEEGDRDALHEPFPLTNVQQAYYLGRFNNFELSDVSTHVYTEFRYRHLDPARAERAFNRVLRRHHALRTVFAEDGQRFLPEVPDYRIPVHELCEESELLALREQYSHKRYDPETYPLFDLVVSRLDGVWRLHVSFDAIIVDMSSFGILFQEWAGYYREPELALPEPAISYRDYVLRYERIRDSALFDAAEDYWRAKAEDYRIELTLPMRARPSSVDTPRFRRLSRTVPRPVWQALSARCNRYGISPTALILELYGRVLAHYSGQDQLCVNLTLFNRLPLHADVNGVIGDFTVLGLFDYRTRTELGIAAKLRAVHDELLRDIDHNLYDGIDFQRWLKLSNGLPPNKIVAPVVLTSTLGSGDSASLFELPLDEHYDGMDYSISQTSQVWLDNKAYETAQGLVAEWDYVEQLFADEVIQAMHDAYCWLIERVAELEWEADDYPRLPLPAADRAVIEAANSARRPVSEHTLFSLYEERLAEFADGTAVIDGSGEYRYDRLHRDSTRLAGALARQEVVGVLAEKGYPQVVATLGVMKSGSAYVPMNVEWPNGRIGEVLAQAGADTLLVSRAQLGRTTGELGARILVVEDLVEQAAEAELPEVHPDDVAYVIFTSGSTGKPKGVTISHRGAVNTLLAVNDEFAVTAADRVLALSELSFDLSVYDLFGVLAAGGTVVFPNQAETRNPAHWAELVQRHGVTLWNSVPQLAGLLADEGSAEQLASLRAVLMSGDWIPTGLPDKLRALNPDLTVMSLGGATEGSIWSIWYPVGVVDPDWTSIPYGFAMPNQRMYVLDARGEHCPVGVTGHIHIGGDGVALGYWRDEEQTAKRYFTHPELGRLYHTGDLGRWNAQGHIEFLGRDDFQVKLNGYRVELEEISAKIARLPGVDSAVVTVQKGEDQDHLVGYLVPEHVPARSTVDKADFLLAQHGLLTEVTPHRQLTEEAEESVYTLAKSYRRFTGEEVDLDAVRKHFAEATTRQEQRSDGGDWAEVLGQLAAVTVPGRLTPKYRYPSAGGAYPLRVFAGLADGGRYYHHPLTHELCTHPLAEQAVGAEQITLVAHWPAITPLYGDRAAELAQLEAGHALALLTGELSRRGIAHRVELPMTDLDAEHTVLCRVHLGQDGGYRPEALDLVCLTRDEEGVFSAPGLIQTSVFEQRTEAFAVLAGAPAVLVLEGEPGPGHRVSAGFLFQRLRERLHADGLGTCPLGLKPTARTVYALALGHVPAEDVTAPEVPAEVPDLAEVVNRELARVLPAYMLPRFCTVLDELPLSANGKVQLDRLPQVEIEGHYQAPATDTEWTLAEMWGRLLGRPADAVSTGESFFTIGGDSLAAMKLIRLLHQDLGFDIKLRELYRHDDIVTLARLVDQARTGDEDREEGEL, via the coding sequence GTGCGTGTGGAGTACCGCGACGGGAAACTCCACTGCTACGACAGCACCGGGTCTCCGTTCTTCGAGTTCCTGCCCGACTTCCTGGACGAGTTCTTCGCCCGGCTCGGTGGGTTCGCGGCCGGGGAGCTCCCCCTTGGCGCGCTCACCGGGCTGCCCGACCGCGTTCGCGAGGCCTTCCCCAGCGGGCCCGCGCCCACGCCGTTCCCGGCCGATCTGCCCATCCACCACGCCATCGCCCAGGCCGCCCGGCGCACCCCCGACGCGCCCGCGCTGCTCTGCGGCGACACCCGGCTCAGCCACCGCCAGCTGGACGAGGCCGCCAACCGGCTGGCCCACCTCGTCCGCGCCACGCACGCCCCCGCCGTCGGCGACCGCATCGCGCTCTACCTCGACCGCACCGAGCACCTCCTCATCGCCGTGCTGGCCACCCTCAAGCTCGGCTGCGCCTATGTCCCGGTCGACCTCGACTCCCCGCCCGAGCGCACCGGCCTCATCCTCGACGCCAGCCGCCCCGCGCTCGTGCTCACCGACGAGCACGCCCGCCCCCGCCTGGACACCGGGCTGCCGGTGCTGGTCGTGGACGGCGTGGACACCTCGGCGCAGCCCGCCACCGACCCCGGCACCGAGGTCACCGGCGCCGATCTGGCCTACGTCATCTACACCTCCGGTACCACCGGTGTGCCCAAGGGCGTCGCGGTCGAGCACCGCAACTTCCTCAACATCGCCACCGACATCCGCGGCTGCCTGGACTTCCGCGCCACCGACCGCATGCTCGCGGTCACCACGATCGCCTTCGACATCTCCACCCTCGAGGTCTTCCTGCCGCTGATGTGCGGCGGCGCGGTGGTCATGGCCCGCCGCGACGACCTCCTCGAGGTCGACCGCCTGCTCGACCTCGTCGCGCGCCACGGCGTCACCGTCATGCAGGCCACCCCGTCGCTGTGGCACCTGGTCACCCGCCGCCTGGACGGCCGCACCCTGCCGGTGCGCGCCCTCTGCGGCGGCGAGGCACTGCCCGCCGCGCTGGCCGAACAGCTGACCGGGGCCGTGCGGGAGTGCTGGAACGTCTACGGCCCCACCGAGACCGCGGTCTGGTCCACCCGCACGAAGATCACCGCGCCGGTCGGCCGCGTCACCATCGGCCGCCCGCTGGCCAACACCCGCTGCCACGTCCTGGACGAGCGGCGCGACCCGCTGCCGCCCGGCATCCCCGGTGAGCTCCACATCGGCGGCGCGGGTGTCGCACGCGGCTACTTCGGCGACCCCGAGCTGACCGACCGCCGCTTCGTCCCGGACCCGTTCGTCCCCGGGCAACGCCTCTACCGCACCGGCGACCTCGCCCGCGTGCTGGCCAACGGCGAGCTGGAGTTCCTGGGCCGCAACGACTTCCAGGTCAAGCTGCGCGGCCACCGCATCGAGCTCGGCGAGATCGAGAGCACCCTGGCCGGGCACGACGGCGTCGAGGCCGCGCTCGTCGTGGTCGGGGGCGGCAACACCGCCGACGGCGACGACGGCCGCTACCTGGCCGCCTACTACCTCGCGCCGGCGCCCGTCGACGAGACCGGGCTCCGCGACTTCCTGGCCGACCGGCTCTCGGAGTACATGACGCCGACGGTGTTCATCCACCTGACCGCGTTCCCGCTCAACGCCAACGGCAAGATCGACCGCGCCGCCCTGCCTGACCCGGGCGAGCACCTGGTCTCCGGCCGGGTGCCCCCGGCCACCGAGATGGAGGCCCGGCTGCACGCGCTGTGGGTGGACCTGCTGGGGCACGAGGACATCGGCGTCACCGACGACTTCTTCCGCTTCGGTGGCAACAGCATCCTCGGCATCCGCCTGGTCAACCGCATCAACAGCGAGCTGGGCACCGACCTCAAGATCCGCGACCTGTTCCGCGAGAAGACCGTGCGCGCGCTGGCCGGACCGGTCGCCGCGGGCCTGGGCACCTTCGCCTTCCGGGACTTCGTGATCGAGGAGGGCGATCGGGACGCCCTGCACGAGCCGTTCCCGCTGACCAACGTGCAGCAGGCCTACTACCTGGGCCGGTTCAACAACTTCGAGCTCAGCGACGTCTCCACGCACGTCTACACCGAGTTCCGCTACCGCCACCTCGACCCGGCCCGCGCCGAACGCGCCTTCAACCGGGTGCTGCGCCGCCACCACGCGCTGCGCACGGTCTTCGCCGAGGACGGCCAGCGCTTCCTGCCCGAGGTCCCCGACTACCGGATCCCGGTGCACGAGCTGTGCGAGGAATCCGAGCTGCTGGCCCTGCGCGAGCAGTACTCGCACAAGCGCTACGACCCCGAGACCTACCCGCTGTTCGACCTGGTGGTCAGCCGCCTGGACGGCGTGTGGCGCCTGCACGTCAGCTTCGACGCGATCATCGTGGACATGTCCAGCTTCGGCATCCTCTTCCAGGAGTGGGCGGGCTACTACCGCGAGCCCGAGCTGGCCCTGCCCGAACCGGCCATCAGCTACCGCGACTACGTGCTGCGCTACGAGCGCATCCGCGACAGCGCGCTGTTCGACGCCGCCGAGGACTACTGGCGGGCCAAGGCCGAGGACTACCGCATCGAGCTGACCCTGCCGATGCGCGCCCGGCCGTCCTCAGTGGACACACCCCGGTTCCGGCGCCTCAGCCGGACCGTGCCGCGCCCGGTGTGGCAGGCGCTGTCCGCGCGCTGCAACCGCTACGGCATCAGCCCGACCGCGCTGATCCTGGAGCTGTACGGCCGGGTGCTCGCGCACTACAGCGGCCAGGACCAGCTGTGCGTCAACCTGACGCTGTTCAACCGCCTGCCGCTGCACGCCGACGTCAACGGTGTCATCGGCGACTTCACCGTGCTCGGCCTGTTCGACTACCGCACGCGGACCGAGCTGGGTATCGCGGCCAAGCTGCGCGCGGTGCACGACGAGCTGCTGCGTGACATCGACCACAACCTCTACGACGGCATCGACTTCCAGCGCTGGCTCAAGCTCAGCAACGGCCTGCCGCCCAACAAGATCGTGGCCCCGGTCGTGCTCACCTCCACGCTCGGCTCCGGCGACTCGGCGAGCCTGTTCGAGCTGCCGCTGGACGAGCACTACGACGGCATGGACTACTCGATCTCCCAGACCTCGCAGGTGTGGCTGGACAACAAGGCCTACGAGACCGCGCAGGGCCTGGTCGCGGAGTGGGACTACGTCGAGCAGCTCTTCGCCGACGAGGTCATCCAGGCCATGCACGACGCCTACTGCTGGCTGATCGAACGCGTGGCCGAGCTGGAGTGGGAGGCCGACGACTACCCGCGCCTGCCGCTGCCCGCCGCCGACCGCGCGGTCATCGAGGCGGCCAACTCGGCCCGCCGCCCGGTCAGCGAGCACACGCTGTTCTCCCTCTACGAGGAGCGCCTGGCCGAGTTCGCGGACGGCACCGCCGTCATCGACGGCTCCGGCGAGTACCGCTACGACCGGCTGCACCGCGACAGCACCCGCCTGGCGGGCGCGCTGGCACGGCAGGAGGTCGTCGGTGTGCTGGCGGAGAAGGGCTACCCGCAGGTGGTGGCCACGCTCGGTGTGATGAAGTCCGGCTCGGCCTACGTGCCGATGAACGTGGAGTGGCCCAACGGCCGCATCGGCGAGGTGCTGGCCCAGGCGGGCGCGGACACGCTGCTGGTCTCCCGCGCCCAGCTCGGGCGCACGACCGGCGAGCTGGGCGCCCGGATCCTGGTGGTCGAGGACCTGGTCGAGCAGGCCGCCGAGGCCGAGCTGCCCGAGGTGCACCCGGACGACGTGGCCTACGTGATCTTCACCTCCGGCTCGACCGGCAAGCCCAAGGGCGTCACGATCTCCCACCGCGGCGCGGTCAACACGCTGCTCGCGGTCAACGACGAGTTCGCGGTCACCGCGGCCGACCGCGTGCTGGCGCTGTCCGAGCTGAGCTTCGACCTGTCGGTCTACGACCTGTTCGGCGTGCTGGCCGCGGGCGGCACGGTCGTCTTCCCGAACCAGGCCGAGACGCGGAACCCGGCGCACTGGGCCGAGCTGGTCCAGCGGCACGGCGTGACCCTGTGGAACAGCGTGCCGCAGCTGGCGGGCCTGCTCGCCGACGAGGGCAGCGCCGAGCAGCTGGCGAGCCTGCGCGCGGTGCTGATGAGCGGCGACTGGATCCCGACCGGCCTGCCGGACAAGCTGCGCGCGCTCAACCCGGACCTGACCGTGATGAGCCTGGGCGGTGCGACCGAGGGCTCCATCTGGTCCATCTGGTACCCGGTCGGCGTGGTCGACCCGGACTGGACGAGCATTCCCTACGGCTTCGCCATGCCCAACCAGCGGATGTACGTGCTGGACGCCCGCGGCGAGCACTGCCCGGTCGGCGTCACCGGCCACATCCACATCGGCGGCGACGGCGTGGCCCTGGGCTACTGGCGTGACGAGGAGCAGACCGCCAAGCGCTACTTCACCCACCCGGAGCTGGGCCGCCTCTACCACACCGGAGACCTCGGCCGCTGGAACGCCCAGGGCCACATCGAGTTCCTCGGCCGCGACGACTTCCAGGTCAAGCTGAACGGCTACCGCGTGGAGCTGGAGGAGATCTCGGCCAAGATCGCCCGCCTGCCGGGCGTGGACAGCGCGGTGGTCACCGTGCAGAAGGGCGAGGACCAGGACCACCTGGTCGGCTACCTCGTCCCGGAGCACGTCCCAGCCAGGTCCACTGTGGACAAGGCCGACTTCCTGCTGGCCCAGCACGGCCTGCTGACCGAGGTCACCCCGCACCGGCAGCTGACCGAGGAGGCCGAGGAGTCGGTCTACACCCTGGCCAAGAGCTACCGCCGCTTCACCGGGGAGGAGGTGGACCTGGACGCGGTGCGCAAGCACTTCGCCGAGGCCACCACCCGTCAGGAGCAGCGCAGCGACGGCGGGGACTGGGCCGAGGTGCTCGGCCAGCTCGCCGCCGTCACCGTGCCCGGTCGCCTGACCCCGAAGTACCGGTACCCCTCGGCGGGCGGGGCCTACCCGCTGCGGGTGTTCGCCGGTCTCGCCGACGGCGGCCGGTACTACCACCACCCGCTCACCCACGAGCTGTGCACGCACCCGCTGGCCGAGCAGGCCGTGGGCGCGGAGCAGATCACGCTGGTCGCGCACTGGCCCGCCATCACCCCGCTCTACGGCGACCGCGCCGCCGAGCTGGCGCAGCTGGAGGCCGGGCACGCGCTGGCGCTGCTCACCGGGGAGCTGTCCCGCCGCGGCATCGCGCACCGGGTCGAGCTGCCCATGACCGACCTGGACGCCGAGCACACCGTGCTGTGCCGGGTGCACCTCGGCCAGGACGGCGGGTACCGCCCGGAGGCCCTGGACCTGGTGTGCCTGACCCGCGACGAGGAGGGGGTGTTCAGTGCCCCCGGCCTCATCCAGACCAGCGTGTTCGAACAGCGCACCGAGGCCTTCGCGGTCCTCGCGGGCGCCCCGGCCGTGCTCGTGCTGGAAGGTGAGCCCGGCCCCGGCCACCGGGTCAGCGCCGGGTTCCTCTTCCAGCGGCTGCGGGAACGGCTGCACGCTGACGGCCTGGGCACGTGCCCACTGGGCCTGAAGCCCACCGCTCGCACCGTGTACGCCCTCGCCCTGGGCCACGTGCCCGCCGAGGACGTCACCGCGCCCGAGGTCCCGGCGGAGGTGCCGGACCTGGCCGAGGTGGTCAACCGCGAGCTGGCCCGGGTGCTGCCCGCGTACATGCTGCCGCGTTTCTGCACCGTGCTGGACGAGCTGCCGCTCTCGGCCAACGGCAAGGTCCAGCTGGACCGCCTGCCGCAGGTCGAGATCGAGGGCCACTACCAGGCCCCGGCCACCGACACCGAGTGGACCCTGGCCGAGATGTGGGGCCGGTTGCTGGGCCGCCCCGCGGACGCGGTGAGCACCGGCGAGAGCTTCTTCACCATCGGCGGCGACTCGCTGGCCGCGATGAAGCTGATCCGCCTGCTGCACCAGGACCTCGGCTTCGACATCAAGCTGCGCGAGCTGTACCGGCACGACGACATCGTCACCCTGGCCCGGCTCGTGGACCAGGCACGCACCGGCGACGAGGACCGCGAGGAGGGGGAGCTGTGA